The Planococcus versutus genome contains a region encoding:
- a CDS encoding SPFH domain-containing protein, producing the protein MGFFGNQFSDVVEWEEFREDMIFWKWTNNEVKKGSKLIIRPGQDAIFMNNGKVEGIFEDEGEYDIESEIVPFLSTLKGFRFGFNSGMRVEVLFVNTKEFTVRWGTQNPINIPSPQLPGGLPIRANGTFQFKVSDYIGLIDKIAGVRNSYVVEDVKIRITAILDQLLMRWISKEGRDMFNLQANAHEIGKGIQDDLNMQLMDDGMKVTGFQVMSFNYPKEIQDMINKSASHGMVGDVSKYQQISVADAMGKSSGSNTASDMAGMMMGMNIAKDMMNDQTEDSHKQQAAVHSTESTSQSESGGKTVPKFCPNCGQKNEGAKFCPNCGQKLS; encoded by the coding sequence TGGAAATGGACAAACAATGAAGTGAAAAAAGGCAGTAAGCTCATTATTCGTCCAGGACAAGATGCTATCTTTATGAACAACGGCAAAGTCGAAGGGATTTTTGAAGACGAAGGCGAATACGATATTGAATCAGAAATCGTGCCATTCTTATCAACTTTAAAAGGTTTCCGCTTTGGCTTTAATAGTGGCATGCGTGTAGAAGTGTTGTTTGTGAACACAAAAGAATTTACGGTTCGTTGGGGCACACAAAACCCAATTAATATTCCGTCACCTCAATTACCTGGGGGCCTGCCTATTCGAGCGAATGGAACATTTCAATTTAAAGTCAGCGATTACATTGGCTTGATCGATAAAATCGCAGGAGTTCGCAATAGTTATGTAGTTGAAGACGTGAAAATTCGTATTACGGCCATTCTGGACCAACTTTTAATGAGATGGATCAGTAAAGAAGGCAGGGATATGTTCAACTTGCAAGCCAATGCGCATGAAATTGGTAAAGGTATTCAAGATGATTTGAACATGCAACTAATGGATGACGGCATGAAAGTGACCGGCTTCCAAGTCATGAGCTTTAATTATCCGAAAGAAATTCAAGACATGATCAACAAAAGTGCCTCGCACGGCATGGTGGGTGATGTGTCAAAATACCAGCAAATTTCTGTAGCGGATGCCATGGGCAAATCGTCGGGATCCAATACGGCATCTGACATGGCAGGCATGATGATGGGTATGAACATCGCTAAAGACATGATGAATGATCAAACAGAAGACAGCCATAAGCAACAAGCTGCTGTACATTCGACCGAATCAACTTCACAATCAGAGAGTGGTGGGAAAACCGTGCCGAAATTCTGTCCAAACTGTGGGCAGAAAAACGAAGGTGCAAAATTCTGTCCGAATTGCGGTCAGAAATTAAGTTGA
- the dcuS gene encoding DcuS/MalK family sensor histidine kinase, which yields MNSPRFKLSSIIIFFICLVVLISLSVTIFLITNVTSRNIENQLEQKAINTSRTVAESQIVKSGLVFSEMEEGIQEYAQAVQQATNVLFVVVIDMEGVRKSHPDPKKIGKSFMGGDEIQALRGKDYTSKSTGTLGESLRSFTPVMDTEGTQLGVVVVGISLEEVQSAIQQSQFKILTGSATGLLVGIIGAFWLAWYIKKSLFGLEPYSIARIHEERNQMLQSVYEGVIAIDVDSKVVLVNKSARRIFHQAGLMTKEPIGMDIGDFLPGAMLEQMLKQTAPELDEEQNFNGVSVISNRVPLIVNGHVIGAIATFRDKTEVNLLAEQLTGIRLYADTLRAQSHEFMNQLHVLLGMIKLEEYEQVKQFIAKLTDHQVHEVGAVTQHIKDPVLSGFIIGKISYARETQVELVVHCETEIPQPKDGSVTHELITILGNVIDNAIDSVQGQQQRSVAVRFSYIDELLELTVTDSGPGIALHMQETIFSKGISSKEGKNHGFGLYLSKRSVEKLEGSIDVLSDENQTIFSIVVPYEAGGELV from the coding sequence ATGAATTCACCACGCTTTAAACTAAGTTCAATCATTATTTTCTTTATTTGTCTTGTGGTATTGATTTCGTTATCAGTCACCATCTTTTTGATCACGAACGTAACGAGTAGAAATATAGAAAATCAATTAGAGCAAAAAGCGATAAATACTTCGCGTACAGTTGCCGAATCGCAAATAGTTAAAAGTGGCTTAGTGTTTTCTGAAATGGAAGAAGGAATTCAAGAATATGCGCAAGCGGTTCAACAAGCGACCAATGTGCTATTTGTAGTCGTCATAGATATGGAAGGAGTACGAAAATCACATCCCGATCCCAAAAAAATCGGTAAGTCATTTATGGGTGGAGACGAAATACAAGCATTAAGAGGTAAAGACTATACGTCAAAATCAACAGGGACCTTAGGAGAATCGTTGCGTTCATTTACTCCTGTTATGGATACTGAGGGAACTCAGCTTGGGGTTGTGGTGGTGGGTATTTCACTTGAAGAAGTACAGTCGGCTATTCAGCAAAGCCAATTCAAAATTTTAACGGGTTCTGCTACTGGATTATTAGTCGGAATTATAGGTGCTTTTTGGTTGGCATGGTATATCAAGAAGAGCTTGTTTGGTTTGGAGCCCTATTCAATTGCACGCATTCACGAAGAGCGAAATCAAATGCTGCAGTCTGTTTACGAAGGAGTTATTGCAATTGATGTAGATTCAAAAGTTGTGTTAGTTAATAAATCGGCGAGACGAATTTTTCATCAAGCTGGTTTGATGACTAAAGAGCCGATTGGCATGGATATAGGTGATTTTCTGCCAGGAGCCATGTTAGAACAAATGCTAAAACAAACAGCACCTGAATTGGATGAAGAGCAAAATTTTAATGGCGTATCTGTAATTTCAAATCGCGTACCACTTATCGTTAACGGTCACGTAATTGGTGCAATTGCTACATTCCGAGACAAAACAGAAGTAAATTTACTAGCAGAACAGCTGACAGGCATTCGGTTGTATGCAGATACGTTGCGCGCACAATCTCATGAATTTATGAATCAACTTCATGTATTGCTTGGTATGATTAAGTTAGAAGAATATGAACAAGTTAAGCAATTTATCGCAAAGTTAACAGATCATCAAGTACATGAAGTAGGAGCAGTCACACAACACATAAAAGACCCTGTTCTTTCAGGTTTCATCATCGGGAAAATAAGTTATGCGAGAGAAACACAAGTCGAACTTGTGGTTCACTGTGAAACAGAAATTCCTCAACCCAAAGATGGTTCTGTAACACATGAACTCATCACGATTCTTGGAAATGTCATTGATAACGCAATAGACAGTGTGCAAGGTCAACAACAACGAAGTGTAGCTGTTCGTTTTTCTTACATAGACGAATTATTAGAACTGACTGTAACAGATTCAGGTCCTGGTATTGCTCTACATATGCAAGAAACCATCTTTTCAAAAGGAATTTCTTCTAAAGAAGGTAAAAATCATGGATTTGGACTTTACTTGTCTAAACGAAGTGTTGAAAAACTCGAAGGGTCTATCGATGTCCTCTCTGATGAAAACCAAACTATTTTTTCAATCGTTGTTCCATATGAAGCTGGAGGTGAGCTAGTGTGA
- a CDS encoding response regulator: MINVLIVEDDPMVAELNRQYVAKVNGFTVIGHASDSSKAVELLATVEVDLLLLDIHMPGMDGLDFLRQLREEKEDVDVILITAASDVGQIQQALRLGAIDYLIKPFEFNRFQESLLQYKAHHFSLDRKNKVDQQELDQMLQKKSHSAQRSDAVPKGLTKTTLKKIIELTLAIDRDTFSTEDIAEISRISRVSVRKYLKFLTEIGYLEENLDYGIGRPIYRYFIKRKNRHVIIPYL; encoded by the coding sequence GTGATTAATGTACTAATTGTAGAAGATGATCCAATGGTAGCAGAGCTAAACCGACAATATGTGGCAAAGGTAAATGGCTTTACCGTCATTGGTCACGCTAGTGATTCTAGCAAAGCAGTTGAATTACTGGCAACAGTGGAAGTAGATTTACTATTGCTAGATATTCATATGCCTGGAATGGATGGGCTCGACTTTTTAAGACAGCTTCGTGAAGAAAAAGAAGATGTAGATGTTATTCTTATCACTGCAGCATCCGATGTTGGTCAAATTCAACAAGCGCTTAGACTGGGAGCGATAGATTACTTGATCAAACCGTTTGAATTCAACCGTTTCCAGGAATCACTTTTGCAATACAAAGCTCATCATTTCAGCCTAGATAGAAAAAATAAAGTAGATCAACAAGAACTTGACCAAATGCTACAAAAAAAGAGCCATTCTGCACAACGTAGCGATGCAGTGCCAAAAGGATTGACGAAAACAACGTTGAAAAAAATTATTGAATTGACCTTGGCAATCGATAGAGATACGTTTTCAACAGAAGATATTGCGGAAATTAGCCGTATTTCACGTGTCTCAGTGAGAAAGTATTTAAAATTTTTGACGGAAATCGGTTACTTAGAAGAAAACCTAGATTACGGAATTGGTCGTCCGATTTATCGCTACTTCATAAAAAGAAAGAATCGACACGTGATTATCCCTTACTTATAA
- a CDS encoding 2-hydroxycarboxylate transporter family protein, with amino-acid sequence MKEKKQNTPPDLPVRHNLGTFSIFNIPILWFAIFTAIALYAMYTDNLPAGMIGALLIIMVLGELLGWIGDHTPIVRTFLGGGAIVAIFGSAYMVYSGLMPESTTTLITEFMKDGDFLNFYIAALITGSILGMESKVLVKAGVRYALPLLAAVAGAVLLAALVGLVLGFSVQDAVLVIAMPIMGGGMGAGAVPMSQVYSEMLGNEPGYYLSILVPALALGNVFAIIIASILNIVGKKYPSLTGNGQLIKGFHYEKKEAPEYSLAKMGIGVLAAVSFYMLGNLLGDVIPLHPYAIMIILVAGLKVANIMPEVIVEGASQWYEFVARNWTNALLIGIGVAYTDLAAVLDALSIEYVLIVLAVVIGAVIGSGVVGKFMGFYPIEAAITAGLCMANMGGTGDVAVLSAARRMELMPFAQISSRLGGALILLLASIFIPFFI; translated from the coding sequence ATGAAAGAAAAAAAACAAAACACACCGCCCGATCTGCCGGTGAGACATAATTTAGGAACGTTCTCGATTTTTAATATTCCCATCTTGTGGTTTGCTATTTTTACTGCAATTGCACTTTATGCGATGTATACAGATAACCTACCGGCAGGCATGATTGGTGCGTTGTTAATCATCATGGTTCTGGGGGAACTGCTTGGGTGGATTGGCGACCACACCCCCATTGTCCGTACGTTTTTAGGCGGTGGAGCGATTGTTGCCATATTTGGTTCAGCATATATGGTCTACAGTGGCTTAATGCCTGAATCCACAACGACGCTTATTACAGAATTCATGAAAGATGGAGACTTCTTAAACTTCTATATTGCCGCGCTAATTACCGGAAGTATTTTGGGGATGGAGTCAAAAGTGTTGGTAAAAGCGGGCGTTCGTTACGCATTGCCATTGCTGGCCGCTGTAGCCGGTGCTGTGTTGTTAGCAGCATTAGTAGGATTAGTTCTTGGGTTTAGTGTTCAAGATGCAGTACTGGTCATTGCCATGCCGATTATGGGTGGAGGCATGGGTGCAGGTGCCGTACCGATGTCACAAGTGTATTCGGAAATGCTAGGAAATGAACCTGGGTATTATTTGTCCATTTTAGTACCAGCGTTAGCACTAGGTAACGTCTTTGCTATTATTATTGCTAGTATTTTAAATATTGTTGGCAAAAAATATCCGAGTTTGACTGGAAATGGCCAATTAATCAAAGGCTTTCATTATGAGAAAAAAGAAGCACCCGAATACAGTTTAGCGAAAATGGGCATTGGCGTTTTAGCAGCCGTATCGTTTTACATGTTAGGAAATCTATTAGGTGATGTGATTCCGCTTCATCCTTACGCGATCATGATTATTTTGGTTGCTGGTTTGAAAGTAGCGAATATCATGCCAGAAGTTATTGTTGAAGGCGCAAGCCAGTGGTACGAATTTGTTGCGAGAAACTGGACCAATGCGTTATTGATCGGTATTGGTGTAGCGTATACAGATTTAGCTGCTGTGTTGGATGCATTAAGCATTGAGTATGTTCTTATCGTACTTGCTGTTGTTATTGGAGCCGTAATCGGTTCAGGCGTTGTTGGGAAGTTTATGGGCTTCTATCCAATCGAAGCTGCGATTACAGCAGGTCTTTGTATGGCGAACATGGGTGGGACAGGAGATGTAGCCGTATTATCTGCAGCACGGAGAATGGAATTGATGCCATTCGCACAAATCTCTTCTCGTTTAGGTGGCGCATTGATTTTGCTGCTAGCTAGCATATTCATCCCATTTTTCATCTAG
- a CDS encoding betaine/proline/choline family ABC transporter ATP-binding protein (Members of the family are the ATP-binding subunit of ABC transporters for substrates such as betaine, L-proline or other amino acids, choline, carnitine, etc. The substrate specificity is best determined from the substrate-binding subunit, rather than this subunit, as it interacts with the permease subunit and not with substrate directly.) codes for MLKFENVSKVFNGGFKAVDSVSFDIPEGEFLVLIGPSGSGKSTTMKMINQMVPHTSGTISINGQDIMSLNASELRRNIGYVIQQIGLFPHYTIEKNIATVPELKGWSKEEIRVRVKELMELVGLDPEVFASRYPKELSGGQQQRVGVARALASNPEIILMDEPFGALDPITRDQLQFELISLQRKLKKTIVFVTHDMDEALKLGDRIAIMKDGKLLQLDTPEKLLREPSHGFVEEFIGKHRITQNPELMPVSAVMTEKVITAQIGMSPSKALVMTRQHQITSLIIVNEAGALVGLVSSYKLIKKIDEIHSLEEIMEAPKTVLPLSATAKEAIVLMTTAQLGIIPILDETLRVKGLVTSGTLLSALSSQWTEMEEVNE; via the coding sequence ATGCTCAAATTTGAAAATGTAAGTAAAGTGTTTAACGGAGGATTTAAAGCAGTCGATTCGGTTAGCTTTGATATTCCAGAAGGCGAATTTCTCGTACTTATTGGTCCCAGTGGGTCAGGAAAATCAACAACGATGAAAATGATCAATCAGATGGTTCCTCATACAAGTGGAACGATTTCGATTAATGGGCAAGACATTATGAGTTTGAATGCTTCAGAGCTTCGCCGGAATATCGGTTATGTGATCCAGCAAATTGGTCTTTTTCCTCATTACACGATTGAAAAAAACATCGCGACGGTTCCTGAACTAAAAGGCTGGTCAAAAGAAGAAATCCGCGTACGTGTTAAAGAACTAATGGAATTAGTGGGTCTGGATCCTGAGGTTTTCGCTTCTCGCTACCCGAAAGAATTGTCTGGTGGACAGCAACAACGTGTAGGTGTTGCACGAGCACTGGCATCAAATCCAGAAATTATCTTAATGGATGAACCGTTTGGTGCATTAGATCCAATCACACGAGACCAACTGCAGTTTGAGTTGATTTCACTGCAACGGAAATTAAAGAAGACGATTGTTTTTGTTACGCATGATATGGACGAAGCGTTAAAACTAGGCGACCGTATTGCAATTATGAAAGATGGCAAATTACTTCAACTCGACACCCCGGAAAAATTACTACGAGAACCGTCCCACGGTTTTGTAGAAGAGTTTATCGGCAAACATCGGATTACCCAAAATCCTGAACTGATGCCTGTCTCTGCTGTTATGACAGAAAAAGTGATAACTGCACAAATCGGTATGTCTCCATCGAAAGCACTAGTAATGACACGACAGCATCAAATCACGAGTTTGATTATCGTGAACGAAGCAGGTGCCTTAGTAGGTCTTGTTTCTTCTTATAAACTCATCAAAAAAATAGACGAGATCCACTCGCTTGAAGAAATCATGGAAGCGCCAAAAACGGTGTTGCCACTGTCGGCAACAGCGAAAGAAGCTATTGTTTTGATGACCACGGCACAACTTGGCATTATTCCAATACTCGATGAAACGCTTCGCGTAAAAGGTCTCGTTACAAGTGGTACATTACTTTCTGCATTGTCCAGTCAGTGGACAGAAATGGAGGAAGTAAATGAATAA
- a CDS encoding ABC transporter permease has protein sequence MNNLNIIEQLVEQAQMRWQDVIQATSVHIQLVFFSMLIAVVLGVTLGILITRVPSLATVVLGGAGVMQTIPSLALLGFMIPIFGIGVNTAIAALFLYSLLPIIRNTYTGIKDVNKATVEAAKGMGMTSWQILIKVELPLSIPMIMAGIRTAAVINVGTATLAAFIGAGGLGDFIFLGITRGIDGLILLGAIPAALLAILLEIFFGSLERWTTPKGLK, from the coding sequence ATGAATAATTTAAATATCATTGAACAGCTCGTAGAACAAGCGCAAATGCGCTGGCAAGATGTGATTCAAGCCACCTCTGTCCATATCCAACTTGTTTTCTTCTCGATGCTGATCGCTGTCGTGTTAGGTGTCACGCTTGGAATTTTAATCACGCGCGTTCCTTCGCTTGCGACAGTCGTATTAGGCGGAGCCGGTGTTATGCAAACGATACCAAGCTTAGCTTTACTAGGCTTTATGATTCCTATTTTTGGAATTGGTGTAAACACAGCGATTGCTGCGTTATTTTTGTATTCATTGCTTCCAATTATTCGAAATACCTATACAGGAATTAAAGACGTCAATAAAGCCACGGTCGAAGCAGCAAAAGGAATGGGGATGACCAGCTGGCAAATTCTAATTAAAGTGGAATTACCTTTGTCCATTCCCATGATTATGGCGGGTATTCGGACAGCTGCTGTGATTAACGTGGGTACCGCAACACTCGCTGCATTTATCGGAGCCGGCGGACTTGGCGATTTCATTTTCTTAGGTATTACACGTGGCATTGATGGTTTAATCCTACTTGGTGCCATTCCAGCTGCGTTATTAGCCATTCTATTGGAAATCTTCTTCGGCTCATTAGAGCGTTGGACGACTCCAAAAGGCTTGAAATGA
- a CDS encoding glycine betaine ABC transporter substrate-binding protein yields the protein MTKRIVLKCLLLLFVTSSLAGCIFIEEDSLIVGSRNNTESIILSNIMGQLIEAEADIDVIYKENLGGSNVVWTAMLNNNIDVIPDYTGTIVINYYQETAGDAEETLASTKKLVSADGITALESFGFNNTYTLALDEDQAEKLNLVTFSDFAKVSSDYTLGAVFEFIDRPDGLPGFKEEYDLEFKDVKGMDHGMMYRSINAEEVDVINSYTTDGQLQMYNLRVLEDDQSYFPPYHALPLVRTEIMEQYPELEEVLLQLAGEIDEPAMQAMNAKVDNEGQMVEVVAKEFLQEAGLIE from the coding sequence ATGACAAAACGCATAGTGTTGAAATGTCTATTGCTGCTCTTCGTCACATCATCACTTGCAGGCTGTATTTTTATCGAAGAAGATTCCTTAATCGTGGGATCCCGAAACAATACAGAAAGCATTATTTTATCGAATATTATGGGACAGTTAATTGAAGCGGAAGCGGATATTGATGTCATTTATAAAGAAAATTTAGGAGGGTCCAACGTAGTGTGGACGGCCATGCTAAATAATAATATCGATGTGATACCAGATTATACCGGAACCATTGTCATCAACTATTACCAAGAAACAGCAGGAGATGCTGAAGAGACTTTGGCTTCTACCAAAAAACTTGTTTCGGCAGATGGCATTACGGCATTGGAATCATTTGGTTTTAATAATACGTATACGCTAGCGTTAGACGAAGATCAAGCAGAAAAATTGAATTTGGTCACGTTCAGTGATTTTGCAAAAGTTTCGTCTGACTATACGTTAGGCGCAGTGTTTGAATTTATCGATCGACCGGATGGATTGCCCGGCTTTAAAGAAGAATACGATTTAGAATTTAAAGATGTAAAAGGAATGGATCATGGTATGATGTATCGCTCTATTAACGCGGAAGAAGTAGACGTCATCAATTCGTATACAACAGATGGACAACTGCAAATGTATAATTTACGCGTCTTAGAAGATGATCAAAGCTATTTCCCGCCGTATCATGCGTTACCATTAGTACGAACTGAAATCATGGAACAATACCCAGAACTTGAAGAAGTCCTCCTTCAGTTAGCGGGGGAAATTGATGAACCTGCTATGCAAGCGATGAATGCAAAAGTAGACAACGAAGGCCAAATGGTTGAAGTTGTAGCTAAAGAGTTTTTGCAAGAAGCTGGTCTTATTGAGTAA
- a CDS encoding YjiH family protein, which translates to MLENEKKKIEPIDTWKFLIPSILGALLFLCPISYNDEITIGVGILASFLLTAFGDVIPAFIVFLLGFSALASVLATITKPTFVQHSSFLRTTFINGPFGLIVRVLAFAFGIMTFYEIGPEVISSRATGGVVLFDLAPVLLTWFLFAGILLPLLVEFGLMEFVGTLLNKFMRPVFTLPGRSSIDAMASWMGAAPVGVLVTMKQYDEGNYTEREASVIATTFSIASVAFSLVVATVAEIQDLFFPFYLSVSVACLIAAIIMPRIPPLSLKKDVYYAPVGKQINDTIPEDAPLLQWGFDEARRKAKNAASPKKLVQLGIETVLDIWLALIPLVIALGTIALIVAEYTPLFKIISYPLIPVLTLFGLPEAAEAAPTFLVGFADMFLPAVLGSGIDSELTRFVLAGVSLTQIIYMSEIGILILRSNIPVKFWELAVIFVLRTIITLPILVLFGHLFV; encoded by the coding sequence ATGCTCGAAAACGAAAAAAAGAAAATTGAACCCATCGACACTTGGAAGTTTTTAATTCCTTCTATTCTCGGCGCATTGTTATTCTTATGTCCTATCTCTTATAACGATGAAATTACGATCGGTGTCGGTATTTTAGCCTCTTTTCTCTTAACAGCATTCGGCGATGTGATTCCTGCATTTATTGTTTTTTTACTTGGATTTTCTGCACTTGCTAGTGTACTTGCCACTATTACAAAACCAACTTTCGTTCAACATTCGTCATTTTTACGGACCACGTTTATTAACGGACCATTTGGTTTAATCGTTCGTGTGCTCGCTTTTGCATTTGGCATCATGACCTTTTATGAAATTGGACCTGAAGTGATTTCTTCAAGAGCTACAGGAGGCGTTGTTCTTTTTGATTTGGCGCCTGTGTTATTAACATGGTTCTTGTTTGCGGGAATTTTGCTACCGCTACTTGTAGAATTTGGTTTAATGGAATTTGTGGGCACTTTGCTTAATAAATTTATGCGCCCCGTTTTTACTTTACCCGGCCGTTCGTCAATCGATGCGATGGCATCATGGATGGGTGCAGCTCCAGTTGGAGTCTTGGTGACCATGAAGCAATACGATGAAGGCAACTACACAGAACGTGAAGCATCTGTCATTGCAACAACGTTTTCGATTGCTTCTGTTGCTTTTAGTTTAGTCGTCGCCACCGTTGCTGAAATTCAAGATCTATTTTTCCCTTTTTACTTGTCGGTATCGGTTGCTTGTCTCATTGCCGCCATCATTATGCCACGCATCCCACCATTGTCTCTTAAAAAAGATGTTTATTACGCACCAGTCGGGAAACAAATCAATGATACCATTCCGGAAGATGCACCACTTTTGCAATGGGGTTTTGACGAAGCTCGTCGCAAAGCGAAAAACGCAGCAAGCCCGAAAAAACTTGTACAACTTGGAATTGAAACAGTGCTAGATATTTGGTTAGCGTTAATTCCTCTTGTTATTGCTCTTGGTACCATCGCGTTGATCGTAGCAGAATACACACCTCTTTTCAAAATTATTTCTTATCCGTTAATTCCAGTACTCACGCTGTTTGGCTTACCGGAAGCAGCTGAAGCCGCACCAACATTTTTAGTCGGTTTTGCAGATATGTTTTTACCTGCTGTACTTGGTAGCGGTATTGATAGTGAGCTGACACGCTTTGTTCTTGCAGGAGTTTCCTTAACACAAATCATTTACATGTCTGAGATTGGTATTTTAATTTTACGTTCGAACATTCCCGTTAAGTTTTGGGAGCTGGCCGTCATTTTTGTATTACGTACCATCATCACGCTGCCGATTCTTGTGTTGTTCGGTCATTTGTTTGTGTAA
- a CDS encoding pyridoxamine 5'-phosphate oxidase family protein produces the protein MVDNQQSIKTVNDLIKDIKVAMFTTISSDNKIISRPMQTQEVEFDGELWFLTKKDTEKYQEIASNPNVNLAYAGKSYVSISGTAEFIEDMNKKKEYWNPIFDKVLDTSYDDPNVVLIKVDAESAEYWDSGNTLKSVKTLVKKLTNNETNKDEKEINDTVDFN, from the coding sequence ATGGTAGACAATCAGCAATCAATCAAAACAGTAAATGACTTAATAAAAGATATCAAAGTAGCGATGTTTACGACGATTTCTTCAGACAACAAAATTATTTCACGTCCAATGCAAACGCAAGAAGTAGAATTTGATGGAGAGCTGTGGTTTTTAACGAAAAAAGACACAGAGAAGTATCAAGAAATTGCCAGCAATCCTAACGTTAACTTAGCCTATGCAGGGAAATCCTATGTTTCTATCAGCGGAACTGCTGAATTTATTGAAGACATGAATAAGAAAAAGGAATACTGGAACCCGATTTTTGATAAAGTGTTAGATACTAGTTATGACGATCCCAATGTCGTATTGATCAAAGTAGATGCAGAATCAGCAGAGTATTGGGATTCGGGGAATACGTTAAAGTCAGTTAAAACGTTAGTAAAAAAACTGACAAACAATGAAACAAACAAAGATGAGAAAGAAATAAATGATACGGTAGATTTTAACTAA
- a CDS encoding S-layer homology domain-containing protein: MKKLSIVLSFLLVLSLALPVAAASDVPASHSFYDEINYLIKRDILRGYPDGTMRPEKEVTRAEAVIMIGRLKRFDSKQQKTGFSDVPASHKASGSIAAAAKAKLITGYPDGTYRPNNTITRAEMAFLLSRLFIVPFRAETNFTDLKPNMAVYEPVQKIVAANITNGYPNKTFRPNTKVTRGQFSAFLARGLEPKFKNSATIAQSYLRDKTKDYVYDTEYGIERHVYNYVPQRAGLPLGFVWTITNKEESMLIDSLELETYDQYTFGMPYSESYTELVYPVKVGQAWYTDMMDTAPRKITNTGVTVKTPYKTFTNAVEVTVVANPEFSEIGHTYYMVKGFGEVKSVDSDGTVTKELIAVE, from the coding sequence CTCAGTTTCTTATTGGTTTTGTCTCTAGCTCTTCCTGTTGCTGCAGCCTCAGATGTTCCAGCATCACATTCCTTTTACGATGAAATCAATTACTTGATAAAGCGAGACATTTTACGAGGCTATCCTGATGGTACGATGCGACCTGAGAAAGAAGTAACTCGTGCAGAAGCCGTGATTATGATTGGGCGTTTAAAAAGATTTGATAGCAAACAACAAAAAACAGGATTTTCAGATGTACCCGCTTCTCACAAAGCAAGCGGTTCCATTGCAGCCGCAGCTAAAGCAAAATTAATTACAGGTTATCCGGATGGTACGTACCGTCCAAACAACACCATTACACGAGCAGAAATGGCGTTTCTCTTATCCAGATTATTTATTGTGCCGTTTCGTGCTGAAACAAACTTTACAGATTTAAAACCTAACATGGCTGTTTATGAACCCGTCCAGAAAATAGTAGCAGCGAATATTACCAACGGTTATCCAAACAAAACATTCCGTCCCAACACCAAAGTAACTCGTGGTCAATTTTCCGCATTTTTAGCACGTGGTCTTGAACCGAAATTTAAAAACAGTGCAACAATTGCACAATCGTATTTGAGAGATAAAACAAAAGACTATGTGTACGATACAGAATATGGTATTGAACGTCATGTCTATAATTACGTGCCTCAGCGCGCTGGATTGCCTTTAGGTTTTGTGTGGACCATCACCAATAAAGAAGAGTCCATGTTGATAGATTCGTTGGAATTGGAGACTTACGATCAGTATACATTTGGTATGCCTTATTCAGAATCATACACTGAGCTAGTGTATCCTGTAAAAGTTGGTCAAGCATGGTATACCGATATGATGGATACAGCTCCTCGTAAGATTACCAATACAGGCGTCACTGTAAAAACACCGTATAAAACGTTTACGAATGCTGTAGAAGTGACAGTCGTAGCAAATCCCGAGTTTTCAGAAATCGGTCATACCTACTATATGGTTAAAGGTTTTGGCGAAGTAAAGTCAGTCGATTCAGATGGTACTGTGACAAAAGAATTGATTGCTGTAGAGTAA